One Vibrio pomeroyi genomic region harbors:
- a CDS encoding bifunctional metallophosphatase/5'-nucleotidase, whose translation MTKKNKPTKIVLAHINDTHSYFEPTSLQLSLKMNNHIIEPYVSAGGFARISTRFKQIEQDAQRQKVGTLFLHAGDCFQGTLYFSLFKGKANADLLNALNIDAMTLGNHELDMGNEPVAIFAKRIKFPLLAGNWNLSNEDINKTHTLADNKIVKPYLTETRSASFITKEFDGEKVAIFGLSIDKMAGIANPDIDTPFENALETAKATIEQIHQAGINKIVLLSHLGYEADLELAANVQGIGVIVGGHSHRLQGDFSDIGLVKDDDYGVKIGDTYVVQAGFHAMSLGHCEIEFDAQGKVTHFNGKNELLLGRRLFIDAKLSEVGQGDAHEMACEFLNNHQNIAVCKKDPELQSILTDKYQPRVRKLQQQVIAHADSKLRHVRIPDEQGPSQLAPLVAQSFHYLMNKKGHQVDFAIHNSGGVRNSLNSGDVSVADIAGKLLPFAVPIGVYEVRGETIAGMLEGAINNALDNGVVGTGSGSFPYTHNLRFCYHKEAPLGHRIHHLEIHSEEGGWQAVSRERVYRGASSAYTMKGKEGYNAVLDMIGDGIVTTDSMADCFIAFLQDHPESLQHNEPLNCMECFR comes from the coding sequence ATGACTAAAAAGAATAAGCCGACAAAAATAGTGTTGGCACACATCAACGACACCCACTCATACTTCGAACCAACCTCATTACAGCTATCACTTAAAATGAACAACCACATCATTGAACCTTATGTCAGTGCTGGTGGCTTTGCTCGAATTTCAACGCGCTTTAAACAGATAGAACAAGATGCCCAGCGACAAAAGGTTGGAACCCTGTTCCTGCATGCTGGGGACTGCTTTCAAGGCACCTTGTACTTTTCTCTGTTCAAGGGGAAAGCCAACGCCGATCTGTTGAATGCGCTCAATATTGATGCCATGACGCTTGGTAATCATGAATTAGACATGGGTAATGAACCTGTGGCGATTTTCGCGAAAAGAATCAAATTCCCACTGTTGGCCGGTAACTGGAATCTATCGAATGAGGATATCAATAAAACTCATACCTTAGCGGACAACAAGATTGTTAAGCCTTACCTGACGGAAACACGAAGTGCTTCTTTTATAACTAAAGAGTTTGATGGAGAGAAAGTTGCGATCTTCGGCTTAAGCATCGACAAGATGGCAGGTATTGCTAACCCAGATATTGATACACCGTTTGAAAACGCCTTAGAAACGGCAAAAGCAACGATAGAACAAATTCACCAGGCTGGTATTAACAAGATAGTGCTGCTTAGTCACCTTGGTTATGAAGCTGATTTAGAGCTAGCGGCGAATGTGCAAGGCATCGGTGTGATTGTTGGTGGCCACAGTCACCGCTTGCAAGGTGACTTCTCGGATATCGGCTTAGTGAAAGATGATGACTACGGTGTAAAAATTGGCGACACCTATGTTGTGCAAGCAGGTTTCCACGCAATGAGCCTAGGCCACTGTGAAATCGAGTTCGATGCTCAAGGTAAAGTGACGCACTTTAATGGTAAGAACGAACTGTTATTAGGTCGTCGACTCTTTATAGACGCGAAACTGAGTGAAGTCGGCCAAGGCGACGCACATGAGATGGCGTGTGAGTTTTTGAACAATCACCAGAACATCGCAGTGTGTAAGAAAGATCCTGAACTACAGAGTATTTTGACGGATAAGTATCAGCCTAGAGTTCGTAAGCTTCAGCAGCAAGTCATCGCTCATGCTGACAGTAAACTTCGTCATGTACGTATCCCTGATGAACAAGGGCCAAGTCAACTTGCGCCATTGGTGGCTCAGTCATTCCATTACTTGATGAACAAGAAAGGCCATCAGGTAGACTTTGCTATCCACAATTCTGGCGGTGTAAGAAATTCACTGAATAGCGGTGATGTTTCGGTTGCCGATATTGCCGGAAAACTACTACCGTTTGCCGTACCTATTGGTGTTTATGAAGTCAGAGGTGAAACGATCGCAGGCATGTTGGAAGGTGCTATCAATAACGCATTGGATAATGGTGTGGTTGGTACAGGGTCGGGTAGCTTCCCTTACACACACAACTTAAGGTTCTGTTACCACAAAGAAGCACCTTTAGGGCACAGAATTCATCACCTTGAAATCCACTCTGAAGAGGGTGGTTGGCAGGCAGTTTCGCGAGAACGTGTTTATCGCGGCGCATCATCAGCCTATACCATGAAAGGGAAAGAAGGTTATAACGCAGTCTTGGATATGATAGGAGATGGCATAGTCACAACCGACTCAATGGCAGACTGTTTCATTGCCTTTTTACAAGATCACCCTGAGTCACTTCAACACAACGAACCGTTGAATTGCATGGAATGTTTTAGGTAA
- a CDS encoding DEAD/DEAH box helicase, which produces MTNTTTPTNFSDLGLISPLMARLTELEYQQPTPIQAQVIPSVLAGRDLIAGANTGSGKTAAFALPLLQQIHEDAPLDRRSGKGNFVSGLILVPTRELAKQVADSVKSYAVHFNGAIKTVCVFGGVSVNTQMQALRGGTDILVATPGRLLDLISSNAIKLDKVKTLVLDEADRMLSLGFTEELDAILKLLPSKKQTLLFSATFPEQVQTLTHELLTDPIEVQLQSANASTLVQRVFEVEKGRKTALLAHLIQQHEWRQALIFVNAKNSCEHLADKLYKRGIIAEVFHGDKGQGSRTRILEDFKSGEIDVLIATDIAARGLDIEKLPVVINFDLPRSPSDYMHRIGRSGRAGEVGLALSLIDHEDYHHFKIIEKKNKIRLEREQIEGFEVDEEATAELIAALKPVAPPAGTGKKKKKKKAAQNQDVWLKNN; this is translated from the coding sequence ATGACTAACACCACGACACCAACCAACTTCTCTGATCTTGGCTTAATTTCTCCTTTAATGGCTCGTCTTACCGAGCTTGAATACCAACAGCCAACGCCTATCCAAGCGCAAGTTATTCCAAGTGTGTTAGCAGGACGCGATCTAATTGCAGGCGCAAATACGGGTTCAGGTAAAACCGCGGCATTTGCACTTCCTCTGTTACAACAGATCCATGAAGATGCACCTTTGGACCGTCGTTCGGGCAAAGGTAACTTCGTTTCTGGCCTTATCTTAGTGCCTACTCGTGAACTGGCTAAGCAAGTTGCTGACAGCGTTAAATCTTACGCAGTCCATTTTAACGGTGCGATTAAAACGGTTTGTGTATTTGGTGGTGTGTCTGTGAACACTCAGATGCAAGCACTACGTGGCGGTACTGATATCTTGGTGGCGACACCGGGTCGTTTACTTGACCTTATTTCAAGCAACGCTATCAAGCTTGATAAAGTGAAAACGCTTGTGCTTGATGAAGCTGACCGTATGCTAAGCCTTGGCTTTACAGAAGAACTAGATGCTATCTTGAAGCTACTGCCAAGCAAGAAGCAAACTCTATTGTTCTCTGCAACGTTCCCAGAGCAAGTTCAAACGCTTACTCATGAGCTACTGACTGACCCAATTGAAGTCCAACTTCAAAGTGCTAACGCGAGCACACTGGTTCAGCGTGTATTCGAAGTAGAAAAAGGCCGTAAGACAGCATTGTTAGCTCACCTAATTCAACAACACGAATGGCGCCAAGCTCTGATCTTCGTGAATGCAAAAAACAGCTGTGAACACCTAGCAGACAAGCTATACAAGCGCGGTATCATTGCAGAAGTATTCCACGGTGATAAAGGCCAAGGTTCACGTACTCGTATCCTTGAAGATTTCAAATCTGGCGAGATCGATGTTCTGATCGCGACAGACATCGCAGCACGTGGTCTAGATATTGAAAAGCTTCCAGTGGTTATCAACTTTGATTTACCGCGTAGTCCATCAGACTACATGCACCGTATTGGCCGAAGTGGTCGTGCCGGTGAAGTTGGTCTAGCGTTGTCTCTGATCGATCATGAAGATTACCATCACTTCAAAATCATCGAGAAGAAGAACAAGATTCGTCTTGAGCGTGAGCAAATCGAAGGTTTTGAAGTCGATGAAGAAGCTACAGCTGAACTGATTGCCGCGCTTAAACCTGTTGCGCCACCTGCTGGCACGGGCAAGAAGAAAAAGAAGAAGAAAGCAGCACAAAACCAAGATGTGTGGCTGAAAAACAACTGA
- a CDS encoding phospholipase D family protein, which yields MNFTRINALMVLLLSILITGCAQPYPDVEPDFEANWQSTEHQAEVYLIPTAPEAFARRIELVRQAQHSIDMTYFSWERDTLGLMLLNELKQAADRDVHVRLTLDDLLVFNDKWLAELDSHPNIEIRLFNPFESRKAGWIGRAFNFSTHQKQLDNRLHEKYFNVDHHSMILGGRNIGNDYFGYSENANFFDMDVLFRGDVIASFDNNYQALWDSEYVVPIQERIKVKEQGQYKAFTKAINKGEKNKKPITFDVEQQITRLSEPRFIKASVTPLFDSLEKLNDNKPYFRQRTEHLMNQKVPTPSKVMISTPYMVPSDNQFVFIDALTDNQAEVTLLTNSSASNDSGFVPAYYEKHRETLLDKGISIYEYKSQAINDDHYFHVDTYYHNKTVILDERLTYIGSSNFDPRSDFLNVEFGVLIESEEFAKQVTHYLTRQKEDLFWAVSREQSGETSWTSGDQSHTKNPNYSSWNKVPDWLFRKMNGEFEL from the coding sequence ATGAACTTCACACGTATTAATGCGTTGATGGTGTTGCTTTTGTCGATCTTGATAACTGGCTGCGCCCAACCATACCCCGATGTTGAACCTGACTTCGAAGCAAACTGGCAAAGCACGGAGCACCAAGCTGAGGTGTACCTGATCCCAACTGCACCAGAGGCCTTCGCTCGTCGTATCGAGCTCGTTCGCCAAGCGCAACACTCTATTGATATGACCTACTTCTCTTGGGAACGTGACACACTTGGTTTGATGCTTCTAAACGAGCTAAAGCAAGCGGCAGATCGTGATGTTCACGTGCGACTAACCTTAGATGACCTACTGGTTTTTAATGATAAATGGCTAGCGGAATTGGACTCACACCCTAATATTGAGATTCGACTTTTCAACCCTTTTGAATCACGTAAAGCTGGCTGGATTGGTCGTGCGTTCAACTTCTCCACTCATCAAAAACAACTAGATAATCGGCTTCACGAGAAGTACTTTAACGTTGATCATCACTCGATGATTTTAGGTGGAAGAAACATTGGCAATGATTACTTTGGCTATAGCGAGAATGCCAATTTCTTTGATATGGACGTTTTGTTTCGAGGTGACGTAATCGCGTCTTTCGACAACAATTACCAAGCACTTTGGGATAGCGAATATGTTGTGCCAATTCAAGAACGAATCAAAGTCAAAGAACAAGGCCAATACAAAGCGTTTACCAAGGCAATAAATAAAGGTGAGAAGAATAAAAAACCGATTACTTTCGATGTTGAGCAACAGATAACCCGCCTGAGCGAACCAAGATTTATTAAAGCATCGGTAACGCCTTTATTTGATTCATTAGAGAAACTCAATGACAACAAGCCCTACTTTCGTCAACGTACAGAGCACTTAATGAACCAAAAAGTGCCGACACCTTCTAAGGTTATGATTTCTACGCCTTACATGGTTCCAAGCGATAACCAGTTTGTCTTTATCGATGCGCTTACAGATAATCAAGCCGAAGTCACCTTACTGACGAATTCATCGGCTTCTAATGATTCGGGCTTTGTTCCTGCGTATTACGAAAAACACCGTGAGACTTTACTCGACAAAGGCATAAGTATCTACGAGTACAAAAGCCAAGCGATCAATGATGATCACTACTTTCATGTTGATACCTACTACCACAACAAGACAGTAATTTTAGATGAGCGTCTAACCTATATAGGCTCTTCTAACTTTGATCCAAGATCAGACTTTCTCAACGTTGAGTTTGGTGTGTTGATTGAGAGTGAAGAGTTTGCGAAGCAAGTGACACACTACTTAACACGTCAGAAAGAGGATTTGTTCTGGGCTGTATCGCGAGAACAATCAGGTGAGACGAGCTGGACTTCAGGAGACCAAAGCCATACTAAGAATCCAAACTACAGTTCATGGAACAAGGTACCAGATTGGTTATTTCGAAAAATGAATGGCGAGTTCGAGCTTTAA
- a CDS encoding IS3 family transposase (programmed frameshift), with protein sequence MKTTSRRTQRDYSLAFKLAVVSQVEKGEMTYKQAQERYGIQGRSTVLVWLRKHGQLDWSKGIEQSRALGATMSNSSSTQTPEQRIKELEQQLEETQLKAEFFEAVVKVMDRDFGVRISKKRKAELLRKKPVRKLTVTKACHFIGITRQAFYKRCVAEIHQTKKDESVLGFVKEQRMMHPRIGTRKIKYLLAQNDIEIGRDRLFSLLRMNRLLVQNRRAYHRTTNSNHRFYCHPNRIKEGLIPERPEQLWVADITYLATRCGSTYLSLVTDAYSRKIVGYHIGDDMKARTVKQAFLNALKERKNTGELVHHSDRGVQYCSVEYQELHRQYDVSCSMTDGYDCYQNALAERINGILKMEYLLNKPNDLDEAKKMVAESVKIYNEYRPHTALKYKTPNEIHRAF encoded by the exons ATGAAAACAACAAGTAGACGTACTCAACGAGATTATTCTCTTGCCTTTAAATTGGCAGTAGTAAGCCAAGTTGAAAAAGGCGAAATGACTTATAAGCAGGCTCAAGAGCGTTATGGGATCCAAGGTCGCTCTACCGTTTTAGTTTGGCTTCGCAAACATGGTCAACTAGATTGGTCTAAAGGAATAGAACAATCGAGAGCGTTAGGAGCGACTATGTCAAACTCTTCCTCAACTCAAACCCCAGAGCAACGAATCAAAGAACTCGAACAGCAATTAGAAGAAACTCAGCTTAAAGCTGAGTTCTTTGAAGCGGTTGTAAAAGTCATGGATCGAGATTTCGGTGTCCGAATCTCAAAGAAGCGCAAGGCCGAGTTATTAAGGAAAAAAC CGGTCAGAAAGTTGACCGTCACTAAAGCTTGTCACTTCATCGGTATTACACGACAAGCTTTCTACAAGCGCTGTGTTGCGGAAATTCATCAGACAAAGAAAGATGAATCAGTACTCGGTTTTGTGAAGGAGCAAAGGATGATGCACCCTCGTATAGGAACTCGTAAGATCAAGTATTTACTTGCTCAGAACGATATTGAAATCGGGCGAGACCGCTTATTCTCTCTACTGAGAATGAATCGATTATTAGTGCAGAATCGAAGGGCTTATCATCGAACCACAAACAGTAATCATCGCTTTTACTGCCATCCAAATCGAATCAAAGAAGGCTTAATACCGGAAAGACCAGAGCAATTATGGGTTGCCGATATTACTTATCTAGCAACGCGGTGTGGTAGTACTTATCTCAGTTTAGTGACGGACGCTTATTCAAGAAAAATCGTGGGCTATCACATAGGTGATGATATGAAAGCTCGCACGGTCAAGCAGGCCTTTTTAAACGCGTTGAAAGAGCGGAAGAATACAGGTGAGCTTGTTCATCACTCAGATCGAGGTGTTCAGTACTGCTCTGTTGAATACCAAGAGTTGCATCGACAGTATGATGTATCTTGCTCAATGACTGATGGCTATGACTGTTATCAAAATGCGTTAGCAGAGAGGATCAACGGAATATTGAAGATGGAGTATCTGTTGAATAAACCGAATGATTTAGATGAAGCAAAGAAAATGGTCGCCGAATCAGTAAAAATCTATAATGAATATAGGCCTCACACTGCTCTAAAATACAAAACGCCCAATGAAATACATCGAGCGTTTTAG
- a CDS encoding DUF1223 domain-containing protein has product MSHAKHNTSLIKLCLFALPIGFYSSVSNAQTWSNEGQPAQVIELFTSEGCSSCPPADAYLSTFEDDPALWTQVIPLAYHVDYWDYLGWGDKFASKAFSQKQRLYKAYGVTSGVYTPGFVVDGKEWRGYFNWLDRTLPSLPQQNNPKLTVNHKGDTFSVNYEGKGNYVAHIALLAMNEVTSVKAGENRGKKLEHDFVVVYDGYQRGESEWQFNVDFDPLVAAPDAVAVWLTAPNSYAPEQTVAGWLN; this is encoded by the coding sequence ATGTCACACGCCAAACACAACACATCATTGATCAAACTCTGCTTATTTGCCTTACCGATCGGCTTCTATTCTTCAGTGTCGAATGCACAAACCTGGAGTAACGAAGGGCAACCTGCGCAGGTTATCGAGCTGTTCACCTCTGAAGGTTGTTCGAGTTGTCCACCTGCTGATGCCTACCTCAGTACTTTTGAAGATGACCCAGCACTCTGGACACAAGTCATCCCACTCGCGTATCACGTCGATTACTGGGATTACCTCGGCTGGGGGGATAAGTTCGCAAGCAAAGCATTCAGTCAGAAGCAACGTTTGTATAAAGCTTATGGTGTAACGAGCGGGGTCTATACTCCAGGTTTTGTTGTTGATGGAAAAGAGTGGCGCGGTTATTTCAATTGGCTCGATAGAACGTTACCTTCGCTTCCACAACAGAATAATCCCAAGCTGACGGTCAATCATAAAGGCGACACGTTCAGCGTGAATTACGAAGGCAAAGGTAATTATGTGGCTCATATTGCCTTGTTAGCGATGAACGAAGTTACCAGCGTCAAAGCGGGCGAAAACAGAGGTAAGAAACTCGAACACGATTTTGTCGTGGTTTACGATGGTTACCAACGTGGTGAATCTGAGTGGCAATTCAATGTGGATTTTGATCCTCTTGTCGCTGCGCCCGATGCCGTAGCGGTATGGTTAACCGCACCTAATTCGTATGCACCTGAACAGACGGTAGCAGGGTGGTTGAATTAA
- a CDS encoding TerC/Alx family metal homeostasis membrane protein has translation MNSTQSLLSTNSESFFSSPIMTTYAGFFLLTVILVSIDIYQTRGGNVTIKKAAIWSVFWFVLAFLFAGSIYLFWDIYAPNSDYTAQKATVSFITGYLLEKSLSVDNLFVFAMIFAQYQVPEHLRPRALLWGVIGALVLRAIMIALGAQLLAEYHWVLYVFAAFLIGTGIKLALDKGEEESVNTLPEKLLRKIMPVTEDFHGPALMIKQGTKWVLTPMMLVIGAIAVMDVMFALDSIPAIFAVTQEPFLVLAANVFALLGLRSLYFVLQGMMDKFIYLKPALAFIMVFIGVKMLLVDSEWAIPTYWSLAVLISTMTIAVIASIYAKKPDIEQVN, from the coding sequence ATGAACTCAACTCAATCTCTATTATCTACAAATAGTGAATCCTTTTTTTCATCGCCGATCATGACGACTTATGCGGGCTTTTTCCTGCTGACGGTGATTCTTGTCTCTATTGATATCTATCAGACTCGTGGTGGCAACGTCACTATCAAGAAAGCGGCAATCTGGAGTGTTTTCTGGTTTGTACTTGCGTTTTTGTTTGCAGGTTCTATCTACCTATTTTGGGACATTTATGCGCCCAATAGCGACTACACAGCGCAAAAAGCAACAGTGTCATTTATTACCGGTTACTTGCTAGAGAAGTCATTGAGCGTAGACAACCTGTTTGTATTCGCGATGATCTTCGCTCAATACCAAGTTCCTGAGCATCTAAGACCACGTGCGCTTCTTTGGGGCGTAATTGGCGCATTGGTGCTTCGTGCAATTATGATCGCACTAGGCGCGCAACTATTGGCGGAATACCACTGGGTACTTTACGTGTTTGCTGCGTTCTTGATTGGTACTGGTATTAAACTGGCGTTAGACAAGGGCGAAGAAGAGAGTGTGAATACACTGCCTGAAAAGCTACTTCGTAAAATCATGCCGGTAACAGAAGACTTCCATGGCCCAGCGCTAATGATTAAGCAGGGTACCAAATGGGTACTAACACCAATGATGTTGGTGATTGGTGCTATCGCAGTCATGGACGTGATGTTTGCACTGGACTCTATCCCTGCAATCTTCGCGGTAACACAAGAACCGTTCTTGGTACTTGCTGCTAACGTGTTTGCGTTACTTGGCCTGCGTTCGTTGTACTTTGTACTTCAAGGCATGATGGATAAGTTCATCTACTTGAAGCCGGCACTGGCATTCATCATGGTCTTCATTGGTGTGAAAATGCTACTGGTCGACAGTGAATGGGCTATCCCAACTTACTGGTCTTTAGCGGTGCTGATTTCAACGATGACGATTGCGGTTATAGCGTCGATTTATGCAAAGAAGCCAGACATTGAACAAGTAAATTAA
- a CDS encoding aspartate/glutamate racemase family protein, whose translation MKKVRFGVFGNMGPEADALFQDIVAKKEIEHGALKDQDHMAMIVVKNSDIPDRSEAINEGGIDPVPELIESASILEHANVQFGVMTCNTAHYFRPEVQKHTNVYIVDMLQTTVDQIKEQNPESIVGILCTNGTYNSGIYDRYLTDANLVFVKPDAFEQEHNVHSAIYGEVTGEMTACGQAIRETNGIKAGEFDRNAALLAVAVQSIVEKGVDTVILGCTELPLVRKQLETAFPTVTFIDPMEAVAERVVDIYRLAEQYVERGHVDYDINDVNSIFTTLDMVNYVAKRAMTYRL comes from the coding sequence ATGAAAAAGGTACGATTTGGTGTATTTGGTAACATGGGCCCTGAAGCGGATGCTCTGTTCCAAGATATCGTCGCTAAGAAAGAGATTGAACACGGCGCGCTTAAAGACCAAGACCACATGGCCATGATTGTGGTTAAAAATTCAGATATCCCAGACCGCTCTGAAGCAATCAACGAAGGCGGTATCGACCCTGTTCCAGAGCTAATTGAGTCAGCAAGCATTTTAGAACACGCCAATGTTCAATTTGGCGTAATGACCTGCAATACCGCTCATTACTTCAGACCTGAAGTTCAAAAACATACCAATGTTTATATCGTCGATATGCTTCAAACCACGGTTGATCAAATCAAAGAGCAGAATCCTGAATCTATTGTCGGTATTTTATGTACCAACGGCACATACAACTCGGGAATCTATGACCGTTACCTAACTGACGCCAATCTCGTATTCGTTAAGCCAGATGCTTTTGAGCAAGAGCATAACGTTCATAGCGCTATCTATGGCGAAGTGACGGGCGAGATGACCGCATGTGGGCAAGCAATCCGAGAAACCAACGGCATTAAAGCGGGCGAGTTTGACCGTAATGCGGCACTTTTAGCTGTTGCGGTTCAAAGCATCGTAGAGAAGGGCGTTGATACGGTTATTTTGGGATGCACGGAACTCCCTTTGGTTAGAAAGCAACTTGAGACGGCATTTCCAACAGTCACTTTTATAGATCCGATGGAAGCGGTAGCTGAGCGTGTCGTTGATATTTATCGTCTCGCTGAGCAGTATGTTGAGCGTGGACATGTGGATTACGACATTAACGATGTTAATTCGATCTTCACAACGCTTGATATGGTGAACTACGTAGCCAAAAGAGCGATGACCTACCGTCTGTAA
- a CDS encoding autotransporter assembly complex protein TamA, producing MGNGVKTSIKQVILVASLFMVTHPAAIGADFNIKGLNKTLTENVELYLEPLVDVPASQLSHTKLLKRVQDALNPYGYYHPEIDIELDDSDNLTLNVDSGPVMYIAESVVKVTGEASRDEEFIKILTESQLDSGSPLSHQEYDQTKRAIFSLAKRKGYFDGRFVESKIEVIPSENIANIHLHFSSGPRYKFGAISIPDDGVEPGRIEKIPTFKQGDDFDTIKLGELQSDLFETQWFRSVVVHGDFNHLDNNLEVPIEIIAEPSSRNVVQVGGGYSTDLGLRASLNWSKPWYNRRGHSFETQTYLSEQEQSLQLGYKIPTEKVTTDYFGIQFESKRIDHRDTNSFSNDLKFERYWQLDSDWQSTIYVKYLHEQYRQASEEDQSQLLLPGISFSQVDRKNDQLELNHRHIYSVEYSDPNLFSDSRLLRLEGNSVLSWDISESQKLHFRSNVGINIAKSLSDVPSSLRFFAGGDGNLRGYGYESISPKDDNGELTGARYMLTAGLEYQHQVYRSIWMGAFLDVGDAFDDEADWKRGTGLSLIWNSQLVPIKLDFAYGLDAPQGDEFRIHFSLGTQF from the coding sequence CTGGGTAACGGCGTGAAGACCTCGATTAAACAAGTAATATTGGTAGCTTCACTCTTCATGGTTACTCATCCCGCAGCGATAGGTGCAGACTTCAATATTAAAGGGCTGAACAAAACTCTCACTGAAAATGTTGAGTTATACTTAGAACCTTTGGTTGATGTCCCAGCTTCACAGCTATCGCACACTAAGTTATTGAAACGGGTTCAAGACGCGCTCAACCCTTATGGCTACTATCATCCTGAGATAGATATCGAACTTGATGACAGCGATAACCTAACCTTGAACGTCGATTCTGGCCCTGTCATGTACATTGCAGAATCGGTTGTAAAAGTCACAGGTGAAGCGAGTAGAGATGAAGAATTCATCAAAATACTCACGGAAAGTCAGTTAGATTCAGGCTCACCATTATCCCATCAAGAATACGACCAAACTAAACGGGCGATTTTCTCTTTGGCAAAACGTAAAGGCTATTTCGACGGAAGGTTTGTCGAGTCTAAGATTGAAGTGATTCCTAGCGAAAATATCGCCAATATTCACCTGCATTTTTCAAGTGGCCCACGCTACAAGTTTGGCGCTATCAGTATTCCTGATGATGGTGTTGAACCTGGGCGTATCGAGAAAATTCCCACATTCAAACAAGGGGACGACTTTGACACCATCAAGTTGGGTGAGCTGCAGTCTGACTTGTTTGAAACTCAGTGGTTTCGCAGTGTCGTGGTACACGGTGACTTTAATCATCTTGATAACAATCTAGAAGTGCCAATCGAAATCATTGCTGAGCCAAGCTCTCGTAATGTTGTGCAGGTGGGTGGCGGTTATTCTACCGATCTGGGTTTAAGAGCGTCTTTAAATTGGTCAAAGCCTTGGTATAACCGAAGAGGACACAGCTTTGAAACACAGACGTATCTGTCTGAACAAGAGCAATCACTGCAACTAGGGTACAAAATCCCCACGGAGAAAGTCACGACCGATTACTTTGGTATTCAGTTTGAATCGAAACGAATTGATCATCGAGACACTAATAGCTTTTCAAACGATCTTAAGTTCGAACGTTATTGGCAATTAGACAGCGATTGGCAAAGCACCATTTACGTCAAGTACTTGCACGAACAGTACCGTCAGGCGTCTGAGGAAGACCAATCGCAATTACTGTTGCCTGGCATCAGTTTTTCTCAGGTTGATCGTAAAAATGATCAATTGGAGCTCAATCATCGACACATCTATTCTGTTGAGTATTCTGACCCTAATCTGTTCTCTGATTCAAGACTGTTGCGGTTGGAAGGAAACAGCGTGCTTTCGTGGGATATTAGCGAAAGTCAGAAGCTCCATTTCCGGTCAAATGTCGGCATTAACATAGCTAAATCGTTGTCGGATGTACCGTCGTCACTGCGTTTTTTTGCTGGTGGCGATGGGAACTTACGAGGCTATGGTTATGAATCGATTTCTCCAAAAGATGACAACGGTGAATTAACAGGTGCGCGTTATATGCTAACAGCAGGGCTTGAGTACCAACATCAGGTTTACCGCTCGATCTGGATGGGTGCGTTTCTGGATGTTGGTGATGCGTTTGATGATGAAGCTGATTGGAAGCGTGGTACAGGCCTTAGCCTGATTTGGAACTCACAATTGGTGCCTATAAAACTCGATTTTGCTTACGGGTTAGATGCGCCTCAAGGCGATGAGTTTCGTATTCACTTTTCTTTGGGGACTCAATTCTAA